From the Eptesicus fuscus isolate TK198812 chromosome 19, DD_ASM_mEF_20220401, whole genome shotgun sequence genome, the window TTTAATAGTGTGCCTTATGGTCCTTCTTGGTTAAACAACAGAGATTCTAATAATCTTTAAGATACTGTCCCATCCTTAAGCAGATTTGCAGAGGGCCAAAGGCAGAGAAGAGctcactcaaaaatatttgtggGTATGACTCTTATGtaatagaatcctatctaataaagagggaatatgctaattgaccatcactccatcacaaagatggctgcccccacagctgaagccaagtacccataaggagccttaatgagcaatcagcagggacctgagactaTGCCATCCCCTGCCCctatggggcttgacaggggacctcaggccacgcccccccacccagcagggcttgacaggggacctcaggccgcaaccactgccctggcatcaggctggggacctcaggctgtgcccccaccaggtggagcttgacaggggacttcaggccacaacTCCCACCCTgacaccaggccgggggacctcataccaccgccccccccccccgcccagcagggcttgacggggtacctcaggccgtgtccctgTCCCAGCACTggagggggacctgaggctgcacccccctgcctggctgggcttgacaggggacctcaggccatgccccacaccCGGTGAGTCtagacggggacctcaggcctcgccctccaccccggcgccaggccaggggaactcaggccgcacccccccaccccagcactgggccaggggacctgaggctgcacccccctgcctggtggggcttgacaggagacctcaggccctgctccccacccagcggggcttgatgggagacctcaaggtgcacccccagtgctgggtcggggaaACTCAGGCCGCACCCTCCACCCAgtgggacttgacgggggacctgaggctgtgcccccctcctggtgctgggctgggggacctgaggctgcgcccccctgcctggttgggcttgacaggggacctcaggcctcaccctCCACCCCGGCGCCAGAACTGAATAATGTGCACCTCACCCCGCTCCCTATCAGGTTGCAGACTTGCTGTGCAGCCCAGATCCACAACTGCTGCAAATGTAcaggacctcaggccgcaccccccaccccagcactgggccaggggacctgaggctgcgccccccctgcctggcggggcttggcgggggacctcaggccatgccccccacccagcggggcttgacaagggatctcaggccatgtcccccacctggtgggcttgacgggggacctcaaggcatgccccctgccccagtctgggctgggtgatcttaggccatgccccctgtcctggcaccgggacaggggacctgaagctaTGTCCcttgcccggtggggcttgacaagggtgggactggcgaggtctggatctagctcaatgggggcgggggccggctgggtctgggtctttcgtgattttgaggcgcatgtgggtgggtgtggatttgactctgggtcctgtggtgtgccccagactctgacaggaggaaggttttcatatacattttactaattttctttcatctctgacacttctattatagagaaagggcaaatagcaatattaaattatttcctctaattaatccccttttgatgtgcacgaattttgtgcactgggccactagtagattATAAGTTTGATACACAAGAATCctatgatgtttttaaaagaattataccAGCTTGGACTGAAAGGGTCAGAGACAATATCAAATTTAAAAGAGGGCTTTGGCCCTgcctgctttggctcagtggatagagtgtccacctgtgaactgaggggtcctgggttcgattctgatcaggggcacatgcctgggttgcgggcttgatccccagtggggggtgtacaggaggcagtcgatcaataattctctctgatcattgatgtctctctctctctctccccctctcccttctctctaaaatcaataaacatatttaacatataaaaataaaagaagtcttACAGTGCACTTGTGCATGGGGAGCCAGAAGTCAAGACCGAGGAGGTGTTGTCTCTGCTTCCGTTTCTGGTTTTGCTCCAGTGTTTGGGTTTTCTTCGCGGCCAAGATGTACCGATTCTTCGGAAAAGCGAAACCGAAGGCTCCGCCGCCCAACCTGACTGACTGCATTGGCACGGTGGACAGCAGGGCAGAATCCATTGACAAGAAAATTTCTCGAATGGATGCTGAGCTAGTGAAGTATAAGGATCAGATCAAGAAGATGAGGGAGAGTCCTGCAAAGAATATGGTCAAGCAGAAAGCTTTGCAGGTTTTAAAGCAAAAGCGGATGTATGAGCAGCAGCGGGACAATCTTGCCCAGCAGTCATTTAACATGGAACAAGCCAATTACACCATCCAGTCATTGAAAGACACTAAGACCACGGTTGATGCTATGAAACTGGGggtaaaggaaatgaagaaagcatACAAGCAAGTGAAAATTGATCAGATTGAGGATTTACAAGACCAACTAGAGGATATGATGGAAGATGCAAATGAAATCCAAGAAGCACTGAGTCGTAGCTATGGCACTCCAGAGATAGATGAAGATGACCTAGAAGCAGAGTTGGATGCACTGGGTGATGAACTTCTGGCTGATGAAGACAGTTCTTACTTGGATGAAGCAGCATCTGCACCTGCAATTCCAGAAGGTGTTCCCACTGACACAAAGAATAAGGATGGAGTCCTCGTGGATGAATTCGGATTTCCACAAATCCCTGCTTCATAGACTTGCATCGCTCAAGTACATcttgtaaaataaatacatattctgGGACTAGGAACTATTTAACTTTCCAAATTTACCATGACAGATTatggtttctttcctttctttgaagGAAAAGTTAAttacattgttctttttttttttttttttttttccgttaaGAGACTCAACGTTTGGGGGATGCTTTCTTTGTActaaatttttattccttttctcttaGGAAAGACTAACTTACTTAAAAGTATCAATGGGCATGTATGATTTCATTccttaataatttgaaataaaatcaaggaaatggggaaaaaaaataaaataaaagaagtcttTGGATCACTAAACTAACACAGGGATGATTCAGGCTAAGAAACTTACTTAGCAGAAAACACAGGCTATTTCTTatagaaaatgaagaatgacTGAGGCAGAACCAAGAGCCCAAAGATCATAACCAAGGGCCACTGAGAATCATACCAAGGGTGCAAGACCAGGGCTGAATCAAGGAACTGGCAGCATGTTCCTAGCTGGATTTCATATCATTGTGGAGCATTGACTGCTCCATGCCTCCTACTTCCCCCTTTTTGAAAGGGCTTGTCTACACATGCCTGCCCCAACattaaatgtttgtgtgtgtgtgtgtgtgtgtgtgtgtgtgtgtgtgtgtgtgcgcgcgcaggtaatttatttttaaattcacaattGAGAGGACACATACCTGAGGAACCAAACCCAAGGAGGCTTACCTGCACCTGGCCCTGAGATCTGTCACTTCAAGCCTAAGCCTAATGACATAATAAGGTGAGACTTGTGGGCACTGTGGAAGGGGGATAGCACATTTTGCATGTGGAAAAATATAAACAGTTTGTGACCACAGGGCAGACTGTGGCAGGTTAAAGATTGATACTGTTCCCATGGATaagagggaatggggggatgaggacaattatgtgataccgtaatcaataaagaaaaaaaaaaaagagggaatctGTATTTCTTCCCTTAGATCTGATTAGAGTCTGTGACTGTTTTGAGCAATTGCATACAGCCAGAGTGAAGTTGCAGCAGTTTTTGAATCTAGGTTTTAGGAGATTGGCAACTTTCACTTCCGGTTTCAGAGCCACCACTTGAGAAGTACACTATCCTGATCCACCATGCGGTGAGGAGCCCAACCACGTGGGGAGACCCTGGAGGATGAGACATCATGTGTGGGGAGAGACAGGCCAAAGACATCTGATGTGCCACAGATGAGTGGAAGAGTTATTGTAGAAGTAGTTTATCTAGGCTTAGTAATCACAGTGATGACTTACGGATCAGAAACAAACTCTTCTAGAATTCATGATGTATAAAAatcatgagcaaaataaattggctgttttaagccactgagtttgtggtTGTTTATTATACAGCCATAAGTAACCGGAACAACTTCCACTTTGAATTCACTATTTAATCAAAAGCACTTGCTCTTTTCATTCATGGAAACTGTTAGTTACATGAAATTTGAGTCTGCCTGATCTTATGATTTCTGGCCAATAGATGTGACAGAAGCGATAATGTCTCAGTTCTGAGCCTGGACCTCAAGAGGCCTGTGAGCTTCTGCTCTTTCTCTTGGAAACTTTGGAGCCTGAAGGAATTACTCATCCCAGTTGACCCTTTGGCTGACcctccagctgaccacagacTCATGAGTAAGCCTGTCTGAGATCATCTGAGCCCAACCCAGAAGAGAAGAACACTCCCAGTTGGACCCAACTAAATTGCCAACTCAAAGAATCATGAACTAaaaaatggttgttgttttaagttgtAAATTTTGAAGTGGTTTGGTAAGCAGCAATATTGTTTACTGGTACCACAGCCGTCGGTTAAATTTATCTCCAAGAACAAAGTAAAAAACGATGGGTTGTTCTGTCCAGTTTTGAAgtaattacttttgtttttttataaactaACTTTTAGTATTTCTCTGTGTGAGGATACAATGTGACATTCCTGACCAAAACTCAAAACCTGAATCTAATTATAAGACACATTAGGCAAACCCAAATTGAGAGACattcttcaaaagtgtcaaggttATAAATGACAAGAAAACATAGAGAACTTATTACAATTTGAAGGAagctaaagagacatgacaacaaaatacaacacataATTCTGGACTGGATCTTTTTAGTATAAGGAGCATTTTTGAGACAATAGATAAAATTTGGGTGGAGTGTATGGATTAGATGGTAGTAGTGCATTAGTGTTAATTTACCAATTTTGATGGTTGTATTATGATTATGTGGGAAATATCTTTGTTTATAGGAATTATGTACTAAAGTATTTGCAAGTTTTGGGGCATCATGTATACAACTTACACTCAAtggttcagtttttaaaaagttgaaaaagaaaagaaatagtataGAAAAAATATCAATAGTAGGGTAGTTCTGATCCCACAAGATAATAAAAAACAGGTACTGCCCACATAAGTTAATAATTTGTTACTGCTCAAAAAGTGCTGCCTGGGATCCTGTTTCCATTAATTTAATTCAG encodes:
- the LOC103293974 gene encoding charged multivesicular body protein 5-like, coding for MYRFFGKAKPKAPPPNLTDCIGTVDSRAESIDKKISRMDAELVKYKDQIKKMRESPAKNMVKQKALQVLKQKRMYEQQRDNLAQQSFNMEQANYTIQSLKDTKTTVDAMKLGVKEMKKAYKQVKIDQIEDLQDQLEDMMEDANEIQEALSRSYGTPEIDEDDLEAELDALGDELLADEDSSYLDEAASAPAIPEGVPTDTKNKDGVLVDEFGFPQIPAS